Proteins from a genomic interval of Parvivirga hydrogeniphila:
- a CDS encoding DUF2207 domain-containing protein — translation MRARPRAVLALLCVALAGSLAASPTTAAAKSYTMPSVRIEAEVTPSGVLFVTEERTFDFSGSFSYVYWELDKQPSDAAYAFGQIEVLGVAGPGGEFERGEASTGLPGTYVVQDLGPTVRIEAYHATTDARATFTLRYIVHDAAKRWDDTAELYWKFVGDRWDVGVGSVSIQVRFPPGVSEDDLRVWAHGPLTGTVSKTGGVMTLAVDDLPPNTFVEARALFPRDALSEAPATPGAREQQVLAEEARWASEANAARRRARATVAAAAVLGAVVPLASLVLALWLWRRYGKERRPSFEGRYFRELPADLPPAVVGALMRWGSVGEKELTATLMDLSNRGIVRVEPVQETTAGLLGPKSNTVWRLSIETADLSALRPFERALLKAVFGDARPGATTTIEAIQREAKKHPERYTAAIGEWKKAVSSEADAHGFFEKSGTGFVVGFIAWAMILLVMSIGAAMTSGSGLVALVGVPCSLGVGAIAFFMPRRTAEAAELHAKYRALKQYLEDFSRLDEAPPTHVVLWEHFLVLAVVFGIAERVIEALRVKAPQVLEDPALAHAVWWTTPQQGFASPAHAMTSGFASASQIASSQMSSRTGGGGGFSGGGGGGGGGGGGGAG, via the coding sequence ATGCGAGCACGCCCGCGTGCAGTCCTCGCCCTTCTCTGCGTCGCGCTCGCAGGGTCGCTTGCGGCCTCGCCGACGACGGCCGCTGCGAAGTCCTACACCATGCCCTCTGTGCGGATCGAGGCCGAGGTCACGCCGAGCGGAGTCCTCTTCGTCACCGAGGAGCGCACCTTCGACTTCTCGGGCTCGTTCTCGTACGTGTACTGGGAGCTCGACAAGCAGCCGTCCGACGCCGCGTATGCCTTCGGGCAGATCGAGGTGCTCGGCGTGGCCGGTCCTGGCGGCGAGTTCGAGCGCGGCGAGGCGTCGACGGGCCTGCCGGGCACCTACGTGGTGCAGGACCTCGGCCCGACCGTGCGCATCGAGGCGTACCATGCGACGACCGACGCGCGCGCGACCTTCACGCTCCGATACATCGTGCACGACGCCGCGAAGCGGTGGGACGACACCGCCGAGCTGTACTGGAAGTTCGTCGGCGACCGCTGGGACGTCGGCGTCGGCTCGGTGTCGATCCAGGTCCGATTCCCGCCGGGCGTGAGCGAGGACGATCTGCGAGTGTGGGCGCACGGACCGCTCACCGGCACCGTCTCGAAGACAGGCGGCGTCATGACGCTCGCGGTGGACGACCTGCCGCCCAACACCTTCGTGGAGGCGCGAGCGCTCTTCCCGCGAGACGCGCTGAGCGAGGCGCCGGCCACCCCGGGTGCACGCGAGCAGCAGGTGCTCGCCGAGGAGGCGCGCTGGGCAAGCGAGGCGAACGCGGCCCGGCGGCGCGCGCGAGCCACGGTGGCGGCGGCGGCCGTCCTCGGCGCTGTCGTGCCCCTCGCGTCGCTCGTGCTCGCACTGTGGCTCTGGCGGCGCTACGGCAAGGAGCGGCGCCCGTCTTTCGAGGGCCGGTACTTCCGCGAGCTGCCGGCCGATCTGCCGCCAGCGGTCGTCGGCGCGCTCATGCGGTGGGGATCCGTCGGCGAGAAAGAGCTCACGGCGACGCTCATGGACCTGTCGAACCGCGGCATCGTGCGGGTCGAGCCCGTGCAGGAGACCACGGCAGGCCTGCTCGGTCCGAAGTCAAATACGGTCTGGCGGCTCTCGATTGAGACCGCCGACCTCTCGGCCCTCCGCCCGTTCGAACGCGCGCTCCTGAAGGCGGTCTTCGGCGACGCGCGGCCCGGCGCAACGACCACCATCGAAGCGATCCAGCGCGAGGCGAAGAAGCACCCGGAGCGCTACACCGCGGCCATCGGCGAGTGGAAAAAGGCGGTGAGTTCGGAGGCGGACGCGCACGGCTTTTTCGAGAAGAGCGGCACCGGGTTCGTGGTCGGGTTCATCGCGTGGGCGATGATCCTGCTCGTCATGTCCATCGGCGCGGCGATGACGTCGGGAAGCGGCCTGGTCGCGCTCGTGGGCGTCCCCTGCTCGCTCGGCGTCGGGGCGATCGCGTTCTTCATGCCGCGCCGGACGGCGGAGGCCGCCGAGCTTCACGCCAAGTACCGGGCGCTCAAGCAGTACCTCGAGGACTTCAGCCGCCTCGACGAAGCGCCGCCGACGCACGTCGTGCTGTGGGAGCACTTCTTGGTGCTCGCGGTCGTGTTCGGCATCGCTGAGCGGGTCATCGAAGCGCTGCGCGTGAAAGCCCCGCAGGTCTTGGAGGACCCGGCGCTCGCGCACGCCGTCTGGTGGACCACGCCGCAGCAGGGCTTCGCATCACCGGCGCACGCGATGACGAGCGGGTTCGCTTCGGCCTCGCAGATCGCCTCCAGCCAGATGTCGAGCAGAACCGGCGGCGGAGGCGGCTTCTCCGGCGGCGGTGGCGGTGGCGGTGGTGGTGGCGGCGGAGGCGCCGGGTAG
- a CDS encoding NAD+ synthase, translating into MRFALAQVNPTVGDIDGNLVLALEAAREAAEAGAELVVLPELVITGYPPEDLLAKPHFVERAMAAVETFAAEAACSALIGTPWQEGGALYNAAVHTASGAIRDVYRKRLLPNYGVFDEKRYFTPGNANVLLALDGTGVGVTICEDAWQPEPIARLASIGAKAVVNLSASPFYAGKGVSRERMLVRRALEFGVWVVYCNLVGGQDELVFDGRSVVIAPDGTVVGRARSFDEDLLVVDVDDKQPRPQRVEPRIEHEAEMYAALTLGLRDYIHKNGFTDVVLGLSGGIDSALVATLAADALGPERVHGVMMPSRYSSESSLADARALADALGIDVLELGIEPTFTAALDTLAPVFAGAAPDVTEENLQARVRGMLLMALSNKFGWLVLATGNKSELSVGYSTLYGDMVGGFAPIKDVFKTRVYELARWRNTRSPAIPDSTLTKPPSAELRPGQTDQDTLPPYEVLDAILVEYVELDRSVDEIVAMGHDRETVERVAAMVDGAEYKRRQGPVGIKVTPKAFGKDRRMPITNRFRG; encoded by the coding sequence ATGCGGTTCGCGCTTGCGCAGGTGAACCCTACTGTCGGCGACATCGACGGCAACCTCGTGCTCGCGCTGGAGGCTGCTCGCGAGGCCGCCGAGGCGGGCGCCGAACTGGTGGTCCTGCCCGAGCTCGTCATCACGGGCTATCCGCCCGAAGACCTCCTCGCCAAGCCGCACTTCGTCGAGCGGGCGATGGCGGCGGTCGAGACCTTCGCCGCCGAGGCTGCGTGCTCGGCGCTGATCGGTACGCCGTGGCAGGAGGGCGGGGCGCTGTACAACGCCGCTGTGCACACCGCTTCGGGCGCGATCCGCGACGTCTACCGGAAGCGCCTGCTGCCGAACTACGGCGTCTTCGACGAGAAGCGCTACTTCACGCCCGGCAACGCCAATGTGCTGCTGGCGCTCGACGGCACAGGCGTCGGCGTCACGATCTGCGAGGACGCGTGGCAGCCCGAGCCGATCGCGCGGCTAGCGAGCATCGGCGCGAAAGCGGTGGTGAACCTCTCTGCGTCGCCGTTTTACGCGGGCAAAGGCGTCTCGCGCGAGCGGATGCTCGTCAGGCGGGCGCTCGAGTTCGGCGTCTGGGTGGTGTACTGCAACTTGGTCGGCGGTCAGGACGAGCTCGTCTTCGACGGCCGCTCGGTGGTGATCGCGCCGGACGGCACGGTGGTCGGCAGGGCGCGCTCGTTCGACGAGGACCTGCTCGTTGTCGACGTCGACGACAAGCAGCCCCGGCCTCAGCGGGTCGAGCCGCGCATCGAGCACGAGGCCGAGATGTACGCCGCGCTCACGCTCGGCCTGCGGGACTACATCCACAAGAACGGCTTCACCGATGTCGTGCTGGGGCTTTCCGGCGGCATCGACTCGGCGCTCGTCGCGACGCTTGCAGCAGACGCGCTCGGTCCCGAGCGCGTGCACGGCGTGATGATGCCGTCGCGCTACTCGTCGGAAAGCAGCCTCGCGGACGCGCGGGCGCTTGCAGATGCGCTCGGCATCGATGTGCTGGAACTCGGCATCGAGCCTACGTTCACGGCCGCCCTCGATACGCTTGCGCCCGTGTTTGCAGGTGCGGCGCCGGACGTGACTGAGGAGAACCTGCAGGCGCGCGTGCGCGGGATGCTCCTGATGGCGCTGTCGAACAAGTTCGGGTGGCTCGTGCTCGCCACCGGCAACAAGAGCGAGCTTTCGGTGGGATACAGCACGCTCTATGGCGACATGGTGGGGGGTTTCGCGCCGATCAAAGACGTCTTCAAGACGCGCGTCTACGAGCTGGCCAGGTGGCGGAACACGCGTTCGCCGGCGATTCCGGACTCGACGCTCACGAAGCCGCCGAGCGCCGAGCTGCGCCCGGGACAGACCGACCAAGACACGCTCCCGCCGTATGAGGTGCTCGACGCCATCCTCGTGGAGTACGTCGAACTCGACCGCTCCGTGGACGAGATCGTCGCGATGGGCCACGACCGCGAGACAGTGGAGCGCGTGGCGGCGATGGTCGATGGCGCGGAGTACAAGCGCAGACAGGGCCCGGTCGGCATCAAGGTCACACCGAAGGCGTTCGGCAAGGACCGCCGGATGCCTATCACGAACCGGTTCCGGGGGTAG
- a CDS encoding GNAT family N-acetyltransferase codes for MLRLEWVASDDARVRAARALRYEVLMAPFGVPPFHDWGDDDPAAFHLVALDGERVVGYTRLMHRGEEAQLRHVAVAFDAQRTGVGTALMAEACAKATEMGARLVWLNARLPAVAFYERLGFVVTSAEPFASGRTGQLHVRMERRIG; via the coding sequence GTGCTGCGTCTCGAGTGGGTCGCATCGGACGACGCCCGCGTCCGAGCGGCGCGCGCCTTGCGCTACGAGGTGCTGATGGCACCGTTCGGCGTCCCGCCTTTCCACGACTGGGGCGACGACGACCCGGCCGCCTTCCACCTGGTCGCGCTCGACGGCGAGCGCGTGGTCGGCTACACGCGGCTCATGCATCGAGGCGAGGAGGCGCAGCTCCGCCACGTCGCGGTCGCCTTCGACGCGCAGCGCACCGGCGTCGGCACCGCGCTCATGGCTGAGGCGTGCGCGAAGGCCACCGAGATGGGCGCGCGGCTGGTGTGGCTGAACGCGCGGCTGCCAGCGGTCGCGTTCTACGAGCGGCTCGGGTTCGTCGTGACGAGCGCAGAGCCGTTCGCATCAGGGCGCACCGGACAGCTGCACGTGAGGATGGAGCGCCGGATCGGCTGA
- a CDS encoding beta/alpha barrel domain-containing protein gives MPTLTRDQVRVPADVPAAARETYIDSYLKATRGTGRLMLFACDQKIEHLNDDFFGEGIAPEDADPEHLFRIGSQGVVGVLAGQRGLIAHYAADYPDINYLVKMNSKTHLVKSSAKDPAKHQDDPYSPQLYDLQTVLDMRDNGVNVVGVGYTIYLGSEYESQMMMEAGQLIADAHSTGLIVVLWIYPRGRAVPDEKDAHLIAGAAGVAVCLGADFVKVNPPKGDEHKSSAEKLVEASKACGRTGLVCAGGSTVAADVFLRQLWEQIHVGGARGNATGRNIHQRPLDEAVRLTKAISAITLGDWSVEDALAVFNGEKDFSI, from the coding sequence ATGCCGACACTGACGCGCGACCAGGTCCGCGTGCCAGCAGATGTGCCCGCTGCAGCGCGCGAGACCTACATCGACAGCTACCTCAAGGCCACACGGGGCACCGGTCGCCTCATGCTGTTCGCATGCGACCAGAAGATCGAGCACCTCAACGACGACTTCTTCGGCGAGGGCATCGCGCCGGAAGACGCCGATCCGGAGCACCTGTTCCGCATCGGCTCGCAGGGCGTGGTGGGCGTGCTCGCAGGGCAGCGCGGCCTCATCGCCCACTACGCGGCGGACTACCCGGACATCAACTACCTCGTCAAGATGAACTCGAAGACGCACCTGGTGAAGTCTTCGGCGAAGGACCCGGCGAAGCACCAGGACGACCCGTACTCGCCGCAGCTGTATGACCTGCAGACGGTGCTCGACATGCGCGACAACGGCGTGAACGTGGTGGGCGTGGGCTACACCATCTACCTCGGCAGCGAGTACGAGTCCCAGATGATGATGGAGGCCGGCCAGCTCATCGCCGATGCGCATTCGACGGGACTGATCGTCGTGCTGTGGATCTACCCGCGCGGCAGGGCGGTGCCGGACGAGAAGGACGCGCACCTCATCGCCGGCGCGGCCGGTGTGGCGGTGTGCTTGGGCGCGGACTTCGTGAAAGTCAACCCGCCGAAGGGCGACGAGCACAAGTCGTCCGCGGAGAAGCTCGTCGAGGCCTCGAAGGCGTGCGGGCGCACCGGGCTCGTGTGCGCGGGCGGTTCGACTGTCGCGGCCGACGTGTTCTTGCGTCAGCTCTGGGAGCAGATCCACGTCGGCGGCGCGCGCGGCAACGCCACCGGGCGCAACATCCACCAGCGGCCGCTCGACGAGGCCGTCCGCCTCACGAAGGCGATCAGCGCGATCACGCTCGGCGACTGGAGCGTCGAAGACGCGCTGGCCGTTTTCAACGGCGAGAAGGATTTCTCCATCTAG
- the accD gene encoding acetyl-CoA carboxylase, carboxyltransferase subunit beta — MPVSDWFKAREQRKYTVVTPGAAAELPEGVWLKCAGCKRTVYRGDFEKNLNVCPHCGHHAEMPAPDRVRSLADEGTFEETDATLASTDPLRFTAAKPYATALEVARETTGLAEAVVTGRALVEGHPVVLGAMDFRFIGASMGTAVGEKVARAFDRAREEQRAVVFVTASGGARMQEGMLSLMQMAKTAAAVRRFSDAGLPYVAVLANPTYGGVTASFPVLADVIFAEPGAMVGFAGPKLVQETTRQSLPKGFQTAESLVRHGFIDAVVPRTELKATVGLVLDYLCGPDIHPAAEGAACPVAEEGS, encoded by the coding sequence ATGCCCGTTTCTGACTGGTTCAAGGCCCGCGAGCAGCGGAAGTACACGGTCGTCACGCCCGGCGCGGCCGCCGAGCTGCCCGAGGGCGTCTGGCTGAAGTGCGCAGGATGCAAGCGCACGGTCTACCGCGGTGACTTCGAGAAGAACCTGAACGTCTGCCCGCACTGCGGCCACCACGCCGAGATGCCCGCGCCCGACAGAGTCCGCTCGCTTGCGGACGAGGGCACGTTCGAGGAGACCGATGCGACGCTCGCCTCGACGGACCCGCTTCGCTTCACTGCGGCGAAGCCCTACGCGACCGCGCTGGAGGTGGCGCGCGAGACCACGGGGCTCGCCGAGGCCGTCGTGACCGGCCGCGCGCTCGTGGAGGGTCACCCCGTGGTGCTCGGAGCGATGGACTTCCGGTTCATCGGCGCTTCGATGGGAACGGCCGTCGGGGAGAAGGTCGCTCGGGCGTTCGACCGCGCGCGCGAGGAGCAGCGCGCCGTGGTGTTCGTGACGGCTTCGGGTGGCGCGCGCATGCAAGAAGGCATGCTCTCGCTGATGCAGATGGCGAAGACCGCCGCCGCCGTTCGCCGGTTCTCGGACGCGGGGCTGCCGTACGTCGCGGTCCTCGCGAATCCCACCTACGGCGGCGTGACGGCGAGCTTCCCGGTGCTCGCGGACGTCATCTTCGCGGAGCCCGGAGCCATGGTCGGCTTTGCCGGCCCCAAGCTCGTCCAGGAGACGACGCGGCAGAGCCTCCCCAAGGGCTTCCAGACGGCGGAGTCCCTGGTGAGGCATGGCTTCATCGACGCTGTTGTGCCCCGGACGGAGCTCAAGGCGACCGTCGGGCTGGTGCTCGATTACCTCTGCGGGCCAGACATCCATCCAGCAGCGGAAGGCGCGGCCTGCCCGGTGGCCGAGGAGGGGTCGTGA
- a CDS encoding acetyl-CoA carboxylase carboxyltransferase subunit alpha, with the protein MAAIRYVMEFERPIVELEQQLEDLKRLDVSGQPGLADEIAQLESEIQMLKEALYSALTPWERVQIARHPERPKTQDYVEMLFSDVVELRGDRAYGDDEAMFAGLATIDGVRCVVLGHRKGKTTNENIRRNFGSPHPEGFRKAKRAMLLAEKFHLPVVSFLDTAGAYPGIEAEERGQAWAIAECLETLAGLATPVVVVGIGEGGSGGALAIGFGDRMIMLENAYYSVISPEMCSLILFKDPQHAAETASALRLTAADLVELGIADEIVEEPLGGAHRDPALVFARVEDAIVRSLRDLASVPVPELVTRRQERLAAIGRAAVRE; encoded by the coding sequence GTGGCCGCCATCAGGTACGTGATGGAGTTCGAGCGGCCGATCGTCGAGCTCGAGCAGCAGCTGGAGGACCTCAAGCGCCTGGACGTGAGCGGTCAGCCGGGGCTCGCGGACGAGATCGCGCAGCTCGAGTCCGAGATCCAGATGCTCAAGGAGGCGCTGTACTCGGCGCTCACGCCGTGGGAGCGTGTCCAGATCGCCCGTCATCCAGAGCGTCCGAAGACGCAGGACTACGTCGAGATGCTGTTCTCGGACGTCGTCGAGCTCCGTGGAGACCGCGCGTACGGGGACGACGAGGCGATGTTCGCGGGCCTCGCGACGATCGACGGCGTCCGCTGCGTGGTGCTCGGCCACCGTAAAGGCAAGACGACCAACGAGAACATCCGACGCAACTTCGGAAGCCCGCATCCCGAGGGATTCCGCAAGGCCAAGCGAGCGATGCTTCTCGCCGAGAAGTTCCACCTGCCCGTCGTGAGCTTCCTCGACACCGCGGGGGCGTATCCGGGGATCGAGGCCGAGGAGCGCGGGCAGGCGTGGGCGATCGCCGAGTGCCTGGAGACGCTCGCTGGGCTTGCGACGCCGGTGGTGGTCGTCGGCATCGGCGAGGGCGGCAGCGGCGGCGCGCTCGCCATCGGATTCGGCGACCGCATGATCATGCTCGAGAACGCGTACTACTCGGTCATCTCGCCGGAGATGTGCTCGCTCATCCTGTTCAAGGACCCGCAGCACGCGGCCGAGACGGCATCGGCGCTTCGGCTCACGGCGGCCGACCTGGTCGAGCTCGGCATCGCGGACGAGATCGTCGAAGAGCCGCTCGGCGGCGCACACCGCGATCCGGCACTGGTGTTCGCGCGAGTCGAAGACGCGATCGTCCGGTCGTTGCGGGACCTGGCGAGCGTCCCCGTGCCTGAGCTCGTGACGCGCCGGCAGGAGCGTCTCGCAGCGATCGGCCGGGCAGCCGTCCGGGAATGA
- a CDS encoding 6-phosphofructokinase, translating into MAQQTSIKRVGMLFSGGPAPAANAVICAAALSFINSGIEVVGFLDGYERLEDFSEGAPLREGVDYLTLTRDDVSGIRNRKDIILRTSRANPGKAITALSDLADPQKNARLLAVYRALDSLAIDALVSIGGDDTLKTANYLYRMQELMPDLRRLKIVHLPKTIDNDYYGIDWTFGFYSAAHFAASEIRNLVADAKSTQTWYVLEIMGRKAGWLTYASGIAGEATRMLSVEDFDGEFDAHAVGRELADLMLAREHDGRRYGIVCIAEGLADKLPEDQKPQATDEHGNVRLGEAQVGRVLADAMERAYQERTGVKVKVRSKQIGYETRCSEPSAFDVLLGTQLGVGAFRALVEEGLTGVMVSVRDQLSLTYVPFSELIDESTLKTRVRFIDRDSDFYRLARALEYQGMLSRQD; encoded by the coding sequence ATGGCTCAGCAGACGTCCATCAAGCGTGTCGGCATGCTCTTCAGCGGGGGCCCGGCACCGGCGGCGAACGCCGTGATCTGTGCGGCCGCGCTCTCGTTCATCAACAGCGGCATCGAGGTGGTCGGCTTTCTCGATGGCTATGAGCGGCTCGAAGACTTCTCCGAGGGCGCTCCGCTCCGCGAAGGGGTCGACTACCTCACGCTGACCCGCGACGACGTGTCGGGCATCCGCAACCGCAAGGACATCATCCTCAGGACTTCGCGCGCGAACCCGGGCAAGGCCATCACGGCGCTATCAGACCTCGCCGATCCGCAGAAGAACGCACGGCTGCTTGCGGTGTACCGTGCGCTCGATTCGCTCGCCATCGACGCGCTCGTGTCGATCGGCGGCGATGATACGCTCAAGACGGCCAACTACCTCTACCGCATGCAGGAGCTGATGCCGGACCTGCGGCGGCTCAAGATCGTGCACCTCCCGAAGACCATCGACAACGACTACTACGGCATCGACTGGACGTTCGGTTTCTACTCCGCCGCGCACTTCGCCGCGTCGGAGATACGCAATCTGGTGGCTGACGCGAAGTCGACGCAGACCTGGTACGTGCTCGAGATCATGGGCAGGAAAGCAGGCTGGCTCACCTACGCGTCCGGCATCGCTGGCGAGGCCACCCGCATGCTGTCGGTGGAGGACTTCGACGGCGAGTTCGACGCTCACGCCGTGGGCCGCGAGCTGGCAGACCTCATGCTGGCGCGCGAGCACGACGGCCGCAGGTACGGCATCGTGTGCATCGCTGAGGGCCTCGCTGACAAGCTCCCGGAGGACCAGAAGCCGCAGGCCACCGACGAGCACGGCAACGTGCGGCTCGGCGAAGCGCAGGTCGGGCGCGTGTTGGCCGACGCGATGGAGCGGGCGTACCAGGAGCGCACCGGCGTGAAGGTGAAGGTGCGCTCGAAGCAGATCGGCTACGAGACGCGCTGTTCCGAGCCGAGCGCGTTCGACGTGCTGCTTGGCACGCAGCTCGGCGTGGGGGCGTTCCGGGCGCTCGTCGAAGAAGGGCTGACGGGGGTGATGGTGAGCGTGCGCGACCAGCTCTCGCTGACGTACGTGCCGTTCTCGGAGCTCATCGACGAGAGCACGCTCAAGACGCGCGTTCGCTTCATCGACCGCGACAGCGACTTCTACCGGCTCGCCCGTGCGCTCGAGTACCAGGGCATGCTGTCGAGGCAGGACTGA
- a CDS encoding class II aldolase/adducin family protein produces MVDEALIRSFLETGRDIFLAGLISSHGGNLSVRLGDRILITRRGSMLGRLSADELVETDIEPGPKDERCSRELVVHREVYRRTEARAVAHAHPVHAIARSFGADAIVPEDSEGRYVLGEVPVVTSAETIGSPEAARLVADALAKHPVVVLRTHGAFARGETLEEAFYHLSVLEASARILDLLGR; encoded by the coding sequence GTGGTCGACGAGGCGCTCATCCGCTCGTTCCTCGAGACGGGCCGCGACATCTTCCTTGCGGGCCTCATCTCCAGCCACGGCGGGAACCTGTCGGTCAGGCTCGGCGACCGCATCCTCATCACCCGCCGCGGGTCGATGCTCGGGCGGCTGAGCGCAGACGAGCTCGTCGAGACCGACATCGAGCCGGGGCCTAAGGACGAGCGCTGCAGCCGGGAGCTCGTCGTGCACCGCGAGGTGTACCGCCGCACCGAAGCGCGTGCCGTCGCGCACGCGCATCCCGTGCACGCCATCGCACGCTCGTTCGGCGCCGATGCGATCGTGCCCGAGGACTCCGAGGGGCGGTACGTCCTCGGGGAGGTGCCGGTCGTGACCTCTGCCGAGACGATCGGCTCTCCGGAGGCGGCCCGGCTCGTCGCAGACGCGCTTGCGAAGCATCCGGTCGTCGTGCTGCGCACCCACGGGGCCTTCGCGCGCGGCGAGACGCTGGAAGAGGCGTTCTACCACCTGAGCGTGCTCGAGGCGAGCGCGCGGATCCTCGACCTGCTCGGCCGCTGA
- a CDS encoding ATP-dependent helicase: MDRSASADAEGRLVAHLNAEQRAAVTYGDSPLLVVAGAGTGKTTVLAARVAALIARGVEPGRILLLTFTRRAAAEMLRRVETLLARSGDAHVASGASRVWGGTFHAVAARLLRVYGQAIGLPPTFTVLDRSDAEDLMRLVRSDLDLGSAKRRFPQPSTCLDIYSRCVNAREPLAQVLKTAFPWCLDAEEGLARLFDAYTERKERQHVLDYDDLLWFWHALLSTEPVASAVRGRFDAVLVDEYQDTNAIQAEIVALVRPDGRGVTVVGDDAQAIYGFRAATVENIVRFCERFDAAETVVLTRNYRSTQPVLDAANAIIAGASRGHRKGLVSHRGPGERPRLVCCSDEREQSAFVVDRVLEHREAGVPLRKQAVLFRAAHHSADLELELKRRNVPFVKYGGLRFLEMAHVKDLVALLRLAENPLDATAAVRVLGLVPGIGPATAKRLVEAVAASGGDFSAWREARVPAQGAEILGRVVDALERISSDGSLDVSAQVHAARAVLAPLVERTYDAPGPRLADLEQLEALAARFESRSRFIAEMALDPPRWTEDLAGPPLLDDDWLVLSTMHSAKGLEFDVVFVIHAADGNIPSDMATGSPDELDEERRLFYVACTRARDHLYVCWPLRYYAAGRGASDAYGYSQRTRFIDRDALPLFDCISPGLGDADSDAVPVETVGSTACVREQMARLWS, translated from the coding sequence ATGGACCGATCCGCCAGCGCAGATGCCGAAGGCCGGCTCGTCGCTCACCTGAACGCCGAGCAGCGTGCCGCGGTCACGTACGGGGACTCCCCGCTGCTCGTCGTGGCGGGCGCCGGCACCGGAAAGACGACCGTGCTTGCCGCTCGCGTCGCAGCGCTCATCGCGCGCGGCGTCGAGCCTGGGCGCATCCTGCTTCTGACGTTCACCCGCAGGGCCGCTGCCGAGATGCTGCGGCGCGTCGAGACGCTGCTCGCGCGTTCGGGCGACGCGCACGTCGCGAGCGGCGCGTCGCGCGTCTGGGGCGGCACCTTCCACGCAGTGGCTGCGCGCCTGCTCCGCGTCTACGGGCAGGCGATCGGGCTTCCGCCCACGTTCACCGTGCTCGACCGCTCGGACGCCGAGGACCTCATGCGGCTCGTGCGTTCGGATCTCGACCTCGGGAGCGCGAAGCGCAGGTTCCCGCAGCCATCGACCTGCCTCGACATCTACTCCCGGTGCGTGAATGCACGCGAACCGCTCGCGCAGGTCCTCAAGACCGCATTCCCGTGGTGCCTCGATGCCGAGGAGGGCCTCGCGCGCCTGTTCGACGCCTACACGGAGCGCAAGGAGCGGCAGCACGTGCTCGACTACGACGACCTGCTGTGGTTCTGGCACGCGCTCCTTTCGACCGAGCCGGTGGCGAGCGCCGTGCGCGGCCGCTTCGATGCGGTGCTCGTCGACGAGTACCAGGACACGAACGCCATCCAAGCGGAGATCGTGGCGCTCGTGCGTCCCGATGGTCGCGGCGTGACGGTCGTGGGCGACGACGCCCAGGCGATCTACGGCTTCCGCGCCGCTACCGTCGAGAACATCGTGCGCTTCTGCGAGCGCTTCGATGCCGCCGAGACGGTCGTGCTCACCCGCAACTACCGGTCCACCCAACCCGTCCTGGATGCCGCCAACGCCATCATCGCGGGCGCGTCGCGCGGGCACCGCAAGGGCCTCGTGAGCCACCGGGGCCCAGGGGAGCGGCCCCGTCTCGTGTGCTGCTCGGACGAGCGCGAGCAGTCGGCGTTCGTCGTCGACCGTGTCCTCGAGCACCGCGAGGCCGGCGTTCCGCTCCGCAAGCAGGCCGTGCTCTTCCGCGCGGCGCACCACTCCGCCGACCTGGAGCTCGAGCTCAAGCGGCGCAACGTGCCGTTCGTGAAGTACGGCGGGCTCAGGTTCCTCGAGATGGCGCACGTCAAGGACCTGGTCGCCCTCCTCCGCCTGGCGGAGAATCCGCTGGACGCGACGGCCGCCGTGCGCGTGCTCGGCCTCGTCCCCGGTATCGGGCCGGCCACGGCCAAGCGGCTGGTCGAGGCCGTGGCGGCCTCCGGCGGCGACTTCAGCGCGTGGCGCGAAGCGCGCGTCCCGGCGCAGGGCGCCGAGATCCTCGGGCGCGTGGTCGATGCCCTCGAGCGGATCAGCAGCGACGGCTCGCTCGACGTGAGCGCGCAGGTGCACGCGGCCCGCGCCGTGCTCGCGCCCCTCGTCGAGCGCACGTACGACGCCCCGGGGCCTCGCCTGGCGGACTTGGAGCAGCTCGAAGCGCTCGCCGCCCGTTTCGAGAGCCGTTCGCGCTTCATCGCAGAGATGGCGCTCGACCCCCCGCGGTGGACCGAGGACCTCGCCGGTCCGCCGCTTCTCGACGACGACTGGCTCGTGCTCTCGACGATGCACTCGGCCAAGGGGCTCGAGTTCGACGTCGTGTTCGTGATCCACGCCGCGGACGGGAACATCCCGTCTGACATGGCCACCGGATCGCCCGATGAGCTCGACGAGGAGCGGCGGCTGTTCTACGTCGCGTGCACGCGCGCCCGCGACCACCTGTACGTCTGCTGGCCGCTTCGATACTACGCAGCCGGTCGCGGCGCGTCCGACGCCTACGGGTACTCTCAGCGCACCCGCTTCATCGACCGCGACGCGCTTCCGCTGTTCGACTGCATCTCGCCGGGTCTCGGGGACGCCGACAGCGACGCCGTGCCGGTCGAGACCGTCGGCTCGACGGCGTGCGTGCGCGAGCAGATGGCGCGCCTCTGGTCGTGA